The following coding sequences are from one Oncorhynchus masou masou isolate Uvic2021 unplaced genomic scaffold, UVic_Omas_1.1 unplaced_scaffold_1709, whole genome shotgun sequence window:
- the LOC135539048 gene encoding uncharacterized protein LOC135539048, translating into MGLKPDADGVHPITKQYGSECGYMFSILPLPGHVELRASYFSCHTDNQDDEVFTFSFNLITTAASGVETTYAVNATCFLPLPWSPREVSCEENYMEAHSSATSTWQVMFQQEGQQLIPMSFSEARELGYVFHLTQGRLVFRSPYTPRSVMGSVSMINGSVVEVVHPILFSRQRWVVMMVDWIVACSTNEGMYDGAGLVWQTPTLLSPLVSGLSGLESSKISMGVDGQLLDEPITAERGYSLDISDTTVQISIPFNAAGGYRKSFVMDNMYHEFYVVRLYYEQIFLDDCGVETRLRLHRPMNTPLLIQHLSIINQTVLEDRVFTVYLGNLHYDVDLVAVTLNGHNFTILEATKSGLVITTVPQPNSNLHAYILRLPFEDAAVHKLYSPEGLLQFSMDINYTLVILPQEEPYYYLTSVVAQFNDVFPPVFKGVCNEKSISFQMAHKPFDYLWEVGVGPYILTTNLAAKRGYIMQNDSKSLTLEVPLFSVGYTYKDINLKQFYGSFEIHSRLPKTLEVKSSLAKACLFQTTEVIVCSTEGVVTVVTDVTLAGAEPNGTFLLDSTCRPQETDGTRVLFSFGLHTCGTRVQVDHQHVTYENEINVEHKIRSALVALMFSSLFRITVRCVYPLSDLYKLFAYWRFDADSPGVGTILTRVPVT; encoded by the exons ATGGGCCTGAAACCAG ATGCTGATGGCGTTCACCCCATCACTAAGCAGTATGGGTCAGAGTGTGGCTACATGTTCAGTATCCTCCCTCTGCCTGGCCATGTTGAACTCAGAGCCTCCTACTTCTCCTGCCACACTGACAACCAG GACGATGAGGTGTTCACTTTTAGCTTTAACTTGATCACAACTGCTGCAAGTGGAGTGGAAACCACCTACGCTGTGAATGCAACCTgcttcctccctctaccctggTCCCCCAGGGAAGTCAGCTGTGAGGAGAACTATATGGAG GCCCACAGCTCTGCCACGTCTACCTGGCAGGTGATGTTCCAGCAGGAGGGGCAGCAGCTGATTCCCATGTCATTCTCAGAGGCTCGGGAGCTGGGCTACGTGTTCCACCTCACCCAGGGGAGACTGGTGTTCCGCTCACCCTACACGCCACGGTCTGTCATGGGGTCTGTCTCCATG ATCAATGGTTCAGTGGTGGAGGTGGTCCATCCCATACTGTTCTCCAGGCAGAGATGGGTTGTCATGATGGTGGACTGGATTGTTGCGTGCAGCACTA ATGAAGGGATGTATGATGGGGCAGGGCTGGTCTGGCAGACCCCCACTCTGCTGTCCCCGCTGGTCTCTGGCCTCTCTGGGTTGGAGAGCAGCAAGATCTCAATGGGGGTGGATGGTCAGCTCCTGGATGAGCCCATCACAGCAGAGCGAGGCTACAGCCTGGACATCAGTGACACCACTGTCCAGATCAGCATCCCCTTCAACGCTGCCGGAGGATACAGAAAA agctttgtgatggacaACATGTACCATGAGTTCTATGTGGTCCGTCTCTACTATGAACAAATCTTTCTTGATGACTGTGGTGTGGAGACCAGACTCCGCCTCCACAGGCCCATGAACACACCTCTTCTGATCCAGCACCTCTCCATCATTAACC AAACAGTCCTTGAGGATCGTGTGTTTACTGTTTACCTGGGGAACCTCCACTACGATGTTGACCTGGTGGCTGTGACGCTCAATGGTCACAACTTCACCATACTAGAGGCGACTAAAAGTGGCCTCGTCATAACCACGGTCCCCCAGCCCAATAGTAACCTTCATGCCTACATTCTCAGGCTGCCATTTGAGGATGCTGCTGTTCACAAGCTG TACTCTCCAGAGGGGCTTCTTCAGTTCTCGATGGACATCAACTACACTTTGGTCATCCTGCCTCAAGAGGAGCCTTACTACTACCTGACCTCAGTCGTGGCTCAGTTCAATGATGTCT TTCCTCCGGTCTTCAAAGGCGTCTGCAATGAGAAAAGCATCAGTTTCCAGATGGCCCATAAGCCATTTGACTACCTGTGGGAGGTGGGCGTTGGCCCCTACATTCTGACCACAAATCTGGCAGCCAAGCGGGGCTACATCATGCAGAATGACAGCAAGAGTCTGACCCTGGAAGTGCCCCTCTTCTCTGTTGGCTACACTTATAAG GACATCAATTTGAAGCAGTTCTACGGCTCATTTGAAATTCACTCACGACTTCCTAAGACCTTGGAGGTCAAGAGTTCCTTGGCCAAAGCTTGTCTCTTCCAGACTACTGAGGTCATAG TGTGTTCCACTGAAGGGGTGGTGACAGTGGTTACTGATGTGACTCTGGCTGGAGCTGAACCCAACGGAACCTTTCTCCTGGACTCCACCTGCAGACCTCAAGAGACAGATGGCACTAGGGTTCTCTTTAGCTTTGGACTCCACACCTGTGGTACCAGGGTCCAG GTTGACCATCAGCATGTTACCTATGAAAATGAGATCAACGTTGAGCACAAGATCCGATCT GCACTTGTGGCTCTAATGTTCAGCTCTCTTTTTAGGATTACAGTTCGGTGTGTCTATCCACTGAGTGACCTATACAAGCTGT
- the LOC135539038 gene encoding uncharacterized protein LOC135539038, translating to MHALSLVPHQAHSSATSTWQVMFQQEGQQLIPMSLSEARELGYVFHLTQGRLVFCSPYTPLSVMGSVSMINGSVVEVVHPILFSRQRWVVMMVDWIVACSTNEGMYDGAGLVWQTPTLLSPLVSGLSGLESSKISMGVDGQLLDEPITAERGYSLDISDTTVQISIPFNAAGGYRKSFVMANMYHEFYVVHLYYEQIFLDDCGVETRLRLHRPMNTPLLIQHLSIINQTVLEDRVFTVYLGNLHYDVDLVAVKLNGHTFTILEANKSGLVITTVPQPNSNLHAYILRVPFEDAAVHQLYSPEGLLQFSLAINYTLVILPQEEPYYYLTSVVAQFNNVSIGPIFSSSVPPVFKGVCNEKSIRFQMAHKPFDYLWEVGVGPYILTTNLAAKRGYIMQNDSKSLTLEVPLFSVGYTYKDINLKQFYGSFEIHSRLPKTLEVKSSLAKACLFQTTEVIVCSTEGVVTVVTDVTLAGAEPNGTFLLDSTCRPQETDDTRVLFSFGLHTCGTRVQVDHQHVTYENDINVEHKSQSVNAPVKTRDTASVVTVRCVYPLSDLYKLFAYWRFDADSPGVGTILTREAVTTFQPTFPPTTRRPLTSTTTSSTGLSPGREMPGINPRAKYVKVFSWQMNQPKGTT from the exons ATGCATGCCCTGTCTCTTGTTCCCCATCAGGCCCACAGCTCTGCCACATCTACCTGGCAGGTGATGTTCCAGCAGGAGGGGCAGCAGCTGATTCCCATGTCACTCTCAGAGGCTCGGGAGCTGGGCTACGTGTTCCATCTCACCCAGGGGAGACTGGTGTTCTGCTCACCCTACACACCACTGTCTGTCATGGGGTCTGTCTCCATG ATCAATGGTTCAGTGGTGGAGGTGGTCCATCCCATACTGTTCTCCAGGCAGAGATGGGTGGTTATGATGGTGGACTGGATTGTTGCGTGCAGCACTA ATGAAGGGATGTATGATGGGGCAGGGCTGGTCTGGCAGACCCCCACTCTGCTGTCCCCGCTGGTCTCTGGCCTCTCTGGGTTGGAGAGCAGCAAGATCTCAATGGGGGTGGATGGTCAGCTCCTGGATGAGCCCATCACAGCAGAGCGAGGCTACAGCCTGGACATCAGTGACACCACTGTCCAGATCAGCATCCCCTTCAACGCTGCCGGAGGATACAGAAAA agctttgtgatggccaacaTGTACCATGAGTTCTATGTGGTCCATCTCTACTATGAACAAATCTTTCTTGATGACTGTGGTGTGGAGACCAGACTCCGCCTCCACAGGCCCATGAACACACCCCTTCTGATCCAGCACCTCTCCATCATTAACC AAACAGTCCTTGAGGATCGTGTGTTTACTGTTTACCTGGGGAACCTCCACTACGATGTTGACCTGGTGGCTGTGAAGCTCAATGGTCACACCTTCACCATACTAGAGGCGAATAAAAGTGGCCTCGTCATAACCACGGTCCCCCAGCCCAATAGTAACCTTCATGCCTACATTctcagggtgccatttgaggatGCTGCTGTTCACCAGCTG TACTCTCCAGAGGGGCTTCTTCAGTTCTCGTTGGCCATCAACTACACGTTGGTCATCCTGCCTCAAGAGGAGCCTTACTACTACCTGACCTCAGTCGTGGCTCAGTTCAATAATGTCT CTATTGGGCCGATCTTCTCTTCGTCAGTTCCTCCGGTCTTCAAAGGCGTTTGCAATGAAAAAAGCATCAGGTTCCAGATGGCCCATAAGCCATTTGACTACCTGTGGGAGGTGGGTGTTGGCCCCTACATTCTGACCACAAATCTGGCAGCCAAGCGGGGCTACATCATGCAGAATGACAGCAAGAGTCTGACCCTGGAAGTGCCCCTCTTCTCTGTTGGCTACACTTATAAG GACATCAATTTGAAGCAGTTCTACGGCTCATTTGAAATTCACTCACGACTTCCTAAGACCTTGGAGGTCAAGAGTTCCTTGGCCAAAGCTTGTCTCTTCCAGACTACTGAGGTCATAG TGTGTTCCACTGAAGGGGTGGTGACAGTGGTTACTGATGTGACTCTGGCTGGAGCTGAACCCAACGGAACCTTTCTCCTGGACTCCACCTGCAGGCCTCAAGAGACAGATGACACCAGGGTTCTCTTTAGCTTTGGACTCCACACCTGTGGTACCAGGGTCCAG GTTGACCATCAGCATGTTACCTACGAAAATGATATCAACGTTGAGCACAAGAGCCAATCTGTGAACGCACCAGTCAAAACCAGGGATACTGCCTCTGT GGTGACAGTTCGGTGTGTCTATCCACTGAGTGACCTATACAAGCTGTTTGCATATTGGCGGTTTGATGCAGACTCTCCGGGAGTTGGCACCATCTTGACTAGAGAAGCCGTAACAA CATTTCAGCCCACCTTTCCACCCACCACCAGAAGACCGTTGACCTCCACAACTACTTCCAGCACAGGCCTTAGTCCTGGGAGGGAAATGCCTGGCATCAACCCTAGGGCTAAATACGTCAAAGTCTTCAGCTGGCAAATGAACCAACCTAAAGGAACCACTTAG